Proteins encoded in a region of the Methylosinus trichosporium OB3b genome:
- a CDS encoding O-succinylhomoserine sulfhydrylase gives MSSERKPLRPATQLVHGGGVRSQFGELSEALFLTQSFAYPTMEAAEARFKGEDPGFIYSRFSNPTVAMFEKRMALLEGAEAARATASGMAAVTAALLAQLRAGDHIVSARALFGSCLYVVEDLLPRFGVASTLVDGSDLAQWKAAVRKETKLLFLESPTNPGLEVYDIRAIANIAHEAGARLVVDNVFATPLLQKPFELGADVVVYSATKHIDGQGRCLGGVILASQALIEESIHNFLRQTGPALSPFNAWTMLKALETLPLRVAQQTASAARIADFLAEQKGIARVLYPFRPDHPQAELARRQMSGGGTLVSFDVEGGKEAAFRFANALEVVKISNNLGDAKSLVTHPATTTHQRLTPEARARIGVGDGMLRLSVGLEDIEDLLTDLEYGLSAASRRG, from the coding sequence ATGAGCTCAGAACGAAAACCATTGCGGCCTGCGACGCAGCTCGTTCACGGCGGCGGCGTCCGCTCGCAGTTCGGCGAATTGTCCGAGGCCTTGTTCCTCACGCAGAGCTTCGCCTATCCGACGATGGAGGCGGCCGAGGCGCGCTTCAAGGGCGAGGACCCGGGCTTCATCTATTCGCGCTTCTCCAATCCGACCGTCGCCATGTTCGAGAAGCGCATGGCGCTGCTCGAGGGGGCGGAGGCCGCGCGCGCCACGGCGAGCGGCATGGCCGCCGTCACCGCCGCTCTGCTCGCGCAATTGCGCGCCGGCGACCATATCGTCTCGGCCCGCGCTCTGTTCGGCTCCTGCCTCTATGTGGTCGAGGATCTGCTGCCGCGTTTCGGCGTCGCCTCGACGCTCGTCGACGGCTCGGATCTCGCGCAGTGGAAGGCCGCGGTCCGCAAGGAGACCAAGCTGCTCTTCCTCGAGAGCCCGACCAATCCCGGCCTCGAGGTCTATGACATTCGCGCCATCGCGAACATCGCGCATGAGGCCGGCGCGCGCCTCGTCGTCGACAACGTGTTCGCGACGCCGCTGCTGCAGAAGCCGTTCGAGCTCGGCGCCGATGTCGTCGTCTATTCGGCGACCAAGCATATCGACGGTCAGGGCCGCTGCCTCGGCGGCGTGATCCTCGCCTCGCAGGCGCTGATCGAGGAGAGCATTCATAATTTTCTGCGCCAGACCGGGCCGGCTCTGTCGCCCTTCAACGCCTGGACCATGCTGAAAGCGCTGGAGACGCTGCCGCTGCGCGTCGCGCAGCAGACCGCGAGCGCCGCCCGCATCGCCGATTTCCTCGCCGAGCAGAAGGGGATCGCCCGCGTGCTCTATCCGTTCCGGCCCGATCATCCGCAGGCGGAGCTGGCGCGCCGGCAGATGTCGGGCGGCGGCACCCTCGTCAGCTTCGATGTCGAAGGCGGCAAGGAAGCCGCATTCCGCTTCGCCAATGCGCTGGAGGTCGTGAAAATCTCCAATAATCTCGGCGACGCCAAGAGCCTCGTCACCCATCCGGCGACGACGACGCATCAGCGGCTGACGCCCGAGGCGCGAGCGCGCATCGGCGTCGGCGACGGCATGCTGCGTCTGTCGGTCGGGCTCGAGGATATCGAGGATCTGCTCACTGACCTCGAATACGGACTATCCGCGGCGTCTCGACGCGGCTGA